The proteins below are encoded in one region of Levilactobacillus namurensis:
- a CDS encoding TetR/AcrR family transcriptional regulator — MADLRKLRTQREIQQALTDLLLEKPFSKISVTDIVNRALINRNTFYLHYRDKFDLVEQMMITMIDQSGFSIHEFNTKPFYFLRSILNETSDLGRQIVAHQRADNEFQKVVLTAILQLVTADVNSSNSQVWFVFGKISAIMAWNNQHNHRYDLIQDADQFQQIFDTEKFPD; from the coding sequence GTGGCGGATTTGAGAAAACTACGCACGCAACGTGAGATTCAACAGGCGCTGACCGACCTATTACTAGAAAAACCGTTCAGCAAAATTTCAGTAACAGATATTGTCAACCGAGCATTAATTAACCGCAACACTTTTTATCTGCATTACCGCGACAAGTTCGACCTAGTTGAGCAAATGATGATCACAATGATTGATCAGTCGGGCTTTTCCATTCACGAATTTAATACGAAGCCTTTTTACTTCTTACGGTCGATTTTGAACGAGACATCCGACCTCGGACGGCAAATAGTCGCGCACCAGCGTGCGGATAATGAATTCCAGAAAGTGGTTTTGACAGCCATTCTCCAATTGGTAACGGCTGACGTTAATAGCTCCAACAGTCAAGTTTGGTTTGTTTTCGGTAAGATTTCGGCAATTATGGCTTGGAATAATCAACACAATCATCGCTATGACCTCATTCAAGATGCCGACCAGTTCCAGCAGATTTTTGATACTGAGAAATTCCCTGATTAG
- a CDS encoding S9 family peptidase — MTEEFMQFNNHWSSQKFSKNMLQDALVKHVLGLVNYRMADIGEVLEVNVNLKDGDEQTWIRAWGTMANRLQKLAEQYEQTNKTVSASSAYLRASTYWRVALMYFSDVADSRMKQYCRFSQACYDKSLALSGYPGKAIAIPYENTTLPGHYFQAPNVNGKAPLLIVVPGRDTWADDTRWVTDAAIKRGFNALTFDGPGQGMTLRLQGLPFRPDFENVMKPVLDFVDGLSDVDSSRIGVMGMSFGGFQVPRAAAADHRIKVCIADPGNIAWGKMIGQRLSKVLALPKQLRPAMLDDMLDDYTWKHGCSEKELLQELAKYDNSDVVAQIQSKVLVLNGAAEVNPEAAQQFYDQLTCPKDYLFFDEDSTAQQHTQMGGYAPASELIFNWIEDNL; from the coding sequence ATGACTGAAGAATTCATGCAATTTAATAACCACTGGTCATCACAGAAATTTAGTAAAAATATGTTGCAAGACGCCCTGGTTAAACATGTCTTAGGACTAGTCAATTATCGAATGGCTGATATCGGTGAAGTTTTGGAGGTAAACGTTAACCTAAAAGACGGTGATGAACAGACTTGGATCAGAGCCTGGGGGACCATGGCCAATCGTTTGCAGAAACTCGCAGAACAGTACGAACAGACCAACAAAACAGTCAGTGCAAGTAGCGCCTACCTCCGCGCCTCAACATACTGGCGAGTGGCTCTGATGTACTTTAGTGATGTTGCGGATTCACGGATGAAGCAGTATTGTCGCTTTAGTCAAGCTTGCTATGACAAGTCACTGGCACTCTCTGGCTATCCAGGTAAAGCAATTGCGATTCCTTACGAGAATACAACGTTGCCAGGACACTACTTCCAGGCACCGAACGTCAACGGAAAAGCACCACTACTAATCGTCGTCCCTGGCCGTGATACCTGGGCCGACGATACCCGCTGGGTAACTGACGCCGCTATCAAGCGCGGCTTCAACGCTTTAACCTTCGACGGTCCCGGTCAGGGAATGACCCTCCGTCTACAGGGATTGCCATTCCGGCCCGACTTTGAAAATGTTATGAAACCGGTATTGGACTTTGTCGACGGACTATCCGATGTAGATTCATCGCGCATCGGCGTGATGGGAATGAGCTTTGGCGGTTTCCAAGTTCCCCGAGCAGCCGCCGCTGATCATCGCATCAAGGTCTGTATCGCCGATCCTGGTAATATCGCTTGGGGCAAAATGATTGGGCAACGCTTAAGCAAGGTTTTGGCGCTACCTAAGCAGTTACGGCCCGCTATGTTGGACGACATGCTCGACGACTACACCTGGAAGCACGGCTGTTCTGAAAAAGAGTTATTGCAAGAATTAGCTAAATATGACAACAGCGATGTTGTCGCCCAGATTCAGTCCAAGGTCCTCGTATTGAACGGGGCAGCTGAGGTTAATCCGGAAGCTGCCCAGCAATTCTACGACCAACTGACCTGCCCAAAAGATTACCTATTTTTTGATGAAGATTCTACCGCCCAACAACACACACAGATGGGTGGCTATGCCCCGGCAAGTGAGCTTATTTTTAACTGGATTGAGGACAACCTATAA
- a CDS encoding BCCT family transporter produces the protein MPTFVLFVIASVVFILGGGQLQNTLSTILSWIDTKMAWAYLLVYVINFLFFMYLAFGKFGKVKLGDPEDKPHYSSFQWGSMVFATAIDASILMLSIVDPLRYLQHPAFGLKPFSSAAYGAAHMYGQFNWGPMAWMMFAPATIAIAYVLYVKHGKVQRVSAAITSLQGDSRGKQIARRVIDFLVVFGIMGGIGSSVGMEIPIISKVLSSLTGVQDNMALKIELFLVLFILFAVTVFHGLNGGIDRLSAAHIWTALGLLALILVVGPTVYILNSETNSLGLMAQKFISMSTNTLPNGGDSTAQQETIFYWGWWLSYMPVMGLFIARISKGRTIKQVLVGMLTYGSLGCMSFYAIFGGYSLWLQRTGAVNLVHILNTQGQAAVVATVIGTLPFKMIVLALYCISCFIFLATTISSSAFIVSSFTSLHLDDGEQPSRWNRMIWVVVFIFFSFGIVMVGGFKTVQTVSTIAGFPLMLVCLLLLHSIWHLLTAKDKVVAPVVVPKPVVMRRITVELPRAVRGPMILSPDHAR, from the coding sequence GTGCCAACTTTCGTGTTATTCGTGATTGCCTCCGTCGTCTTTATTTTGGGCGGTGGTCAGTTGCAGAACACTCTGAGCACCATTCTCTCTTGGATTGATACCAAGATGGCTTGGGCTTACCTGTTGGTCTACGTTATCAACTTTCTGTTCTTTATGTATCTCGCTTTTGGTAAGTTTGGAAAAGTGAAGTTAGGTGATCCGGAAGACAAGCCCCATTACAGCAGTTTCCAATGGGGGAGCATGGTCTTCGCGACGGCGATCGATGCCAGCATCCTGATGCTGTCGATCGTTGATCCGCTCCGGTATCTCCAGCACCCCGCTTTTGGGTTAAAACCCTTTTCCAGTGCGGCCTACGGGGCTGCACATATGTACGGACAATTCAACTGGGGGCCCATGGCGTGGATGATGTTCGCGCCGGCCACGATTGCGATTGCCTACGTGTTGTACGTCAAGCACGGTAAGGTTCAACGGGTCAGTGCCGCCATCACCAGTCTACAAGGTGACAGTCGCGGTAAGCAGATTGCCCGGCGAGTGATCGACTTCCTGGTGGTCTTCGGAATCATGGGCGGAATCGGGTCATCCGTGGGGATGGAAATCCCAATTATCTCCAAGGTCTTAAGCAGTTTGACCGGTGTCCAAGATAATATGGCCCTCAAGATTGAGCTATTTTTGGTTTTATTTATTCTTTTTGCGGTCACGGTCTTCCATGGATTGAACGGAGGAATCGACCGCTTGAGTGCCGCCCATATCTGGACGGCCTTAGGGTTGTTGGCCTTGATCCTGGTGGTCGGACCAACCGTTTACATTTTGAATTCAGAAACGAATAGTTTGGGTTTGATGGCCCAAAAGTTCATTTCGATGTCCACCAACACGTTACCGAACGGTGGGGACTCGACCGCTCAGCAGGAAACCATTTTCTACTGGGGTTGGTGGTTGTCCTACATGCCCGTCATGGGACTGTTCATCGCCCGGATTTCTAAGGGGCGGACCATTAAGCAGGTCTTGGTCGGCATGTTGACCTATGGGAGCCTAGGGTGCATGAGCTTTTACGCCATCTTCGGGGGTTACTCCTTGTGGTTACAACGGACCGGGGCAGTTAACCTGGTTCACATCTTGAATACGCAGGGTCAAGCCGCCGTGGTTGCTACGGTGATTGGCACGTTGCCCTTTAAGATGATTGTGTTGGCACTGTATTGTATCTCGTGCTTCATCTTCTTGGCCACGACGATTTCGTCGTCCGCGTTCATTGTGTCGTCCTTTACCAGTCTGCACTTGGACGACGGTGAACAGCCAAGTCGCTGGAACCGGATGATCTGGGTCGTAGTCTTCATCTTCTTCTCCTTTGGGATTGTGATGGTCGGCGGCTTTAAGACCGTACAGACGGTCTCGACGATTGCCGGCTTCCCACTGATGCTGGTCTGCTTGTTACTCTTGCATTCCATCTGGCACTTGTTGACCGCCAAAGACAAGGTGGTCGCCCCAGTGGTTGTCCCGAAGCCGGTTGTAATGCGCCGGATTACGGTTGAATTACCACGGGCAGTGCGGGGACCAATGATTTTATCACCAGATCACGCACGTTAA
- a CDS encoding NAD(P)-dependent oxidoreductase yields the protein MKLCILGATGRTGEELVLQALEKDYSVVAYVRHPNKLTKRRQLTMVTGELNDITKMASAMKGCDAVLMALGNPVSNSSGNLFSLAMPNIIEAMDKAGIKRLISLSALGVGATYHNTRYPYRMGARGFLKGNFADHEAGEKQLSASVLDWTTVHPGPLFNGKRSAKPLVRDAALGDKMPGVPRTNRADVAQVMLQIINDSKTYRKQLIMCSKQDQPTLPG from the coding sequence ATGAAACTTTGTATTCTCGGTGCTACGGGTAGGACCGGGGAAGAGTTGGTCCTTCAGGCGTTAGAAAAAGACTATTCGGTTGTTGCCTATGTTCGTCATCCGAATAAGTTGACAAAGCGCCGCCAACTAACCATGGTGACTGGTGAGCTAAATGATATCACTAAAATGGCATCGGCCATGAAGGGATGCGATGCCGTTTTAATGGCACTTGGTAACCCAGTCTCTAACAGTAGTGGCAACCTGTTTTCGCTCGCTATGCCTAATATCATTGAAGCGATGGATAAGGCAGGAATTAAGCGTTTAATTAGCCTATCAGCTCTGGGCGTTGGCGCGACCTATCACAATACCCGTTACCCATACCGGATGGGCGCAAGAGGGTTCTTGAAAGGTAATTTTGCCGACCACGAGGCCGGAGAAAAGCAATTATCGGCGTCAGTCCTCGACTGGACCACTGTACACCCCGGTCCACTGTTCAACGGAAAAAGAAGCGCAAAGCCACTGGTTCGAGATGCGGCATTGGGCGATAAAATGCCCGGAGTGCCGCGAACTAATCGAGCAGACGTAGCCCAAGTAATGCTGCAGATTATCAATGATTCCAAGACCTACAGAAAGCAACTTATCATGTGCTCAAAGCAAGACCAACCAACCCTTCCTGGTTAA